In Glycine max cultivar Williams 82 chromosome 7, Glycine_max_v4.0, whole genome shotgun sequence, a single window of DNA contains:
- the LOC100817222 gene encoding cell wall protein RBR3, producing the protein MVMKQRDEELSLFLELRRREKENEKNNLVLLQNSEELHLSNLESNDGGSMISKIVSSVPPRKNEVEEFLNSEIDKSDYEWLLAPPDAPLFPTLEKESQISVKSEQETRNARPTALKPRVANIQADPALRSNVVSKHHASMPGLGSSTNGSRRPSSSGGLTPATSRSSTPSGRPTLPSTTKSSRPSTPTSRATLPSAKSTAPPVRSSTPTRSTARSSTPTARPSLAPPKTSQRSATPTLRSSTPSRAFGASAPPTRPSSASKARPGPLVAKNPVQSRGSSPSVRSRPWEPSQMPGFSLDAPPNLKTSLSDRPASATRTRPGAPNSRSSSVDASSNAKSRRQASTPSKGRTSTGLVHNNHTSMQVLSRARFTDGDDESPVMIGTKMVERVVNMRKLAPPKHEDHHSSRENSYGKSSSGSSGFGTTLSKKSLDMAMRHMDIRRSFQGNMRPLVTSIPASSMYSVRSGSSSKSRTVSASDSPLATSSTTSSEPSVNNSSISYDGSEAEENDFASEKGNS; encoded by the exons ATGGTGATGAAGCAGAGAGATGAAGAGCTCTCTTTGTTCCTCGAGCTGAGGAGGAGGGAGAAAGAGAATGAGAAAAACAACCTTGTTCTGCTTCAAAACTCTGAGGAACTTCATTTGTCCAATTTGg AATCCAATGATGGGGGCTCCATGATTTCCAAGATCGTGTCTTCGGTGCCACCAAGgaagaatgaagttgaagaGTTTTTGAATTCAGAGATTGACAAGTCTGACTATGAATG GCTTCTTGCACCACCAGATGCACCTCTTTTTCCTACTTTAGAGAAAGAGTCACAAATATCAGTAAAGAGTGAACAGGAGACTCGTAATGCTCGCCCTACAGCTTTAAAACCTAGG GTAGCAAATATCCAAGCAGATCCTGCTTTAAGAAGCAATGTAGTTTCCAAGCATCATGCATCAATGCCAGGACTAGGTTCTTCCACAAATGGTAGTAGGAGACCTTCATCATCTGGGGGTCTAACCCCAGCCACTTCAAGATCTTCAACTCCATCTGGAAGGCCAACATTACCTTCAACAACCAAATCCTCTAGGCCATCCACACCTACCTCCAGGGCCACCTTACCATCTGCAAAGTCAACAGCTCCACCAGTGAGATCATCCACTCCTACAAGATCCACTGCCAGGTCCTCAACACCTACTGCAAGGCCTTCCTTGGCACCTCCAAAGACATCTCAGAGATCAGCAACACCAACACTTAGATCATCAACCCCATCAAGGGCATTTGGAGCATCTGCTCCTCCTACTAGACCTTCATCAGCATCGAAAGCACGCCCTGGCCCTTTAGTTGCTAAGAATCCAGTGCAATCACGTGGCAGCTCTCCCTCGGTGAGATCTAGACCATGGGAACCCTCACAAATGCCTGGTTTCTCACTTGATGCTCCTCCAAATTTGAAGACATCATTGTCAGATAGACCTGCTTCAGCCACTAGGACTAGGCCTGGTGCACCGAATTCTAGATCATCTTCTGTTGATGCCAGCAGCAATGCAAAATCTAGAAGGCAGGCAAGTACCCCTTCCAAAGGAAGAACTTCAACGGGGCTGGTCCACAATAATCACACCTCTATGCAAGTTTTGAGTAGAGCTCGTTTCACTGATGGAGATGATGAAAGCCCAGTTATGATTGGGACAAAGATGGTTGAAAGAGTAGTGAACATGAGGAAACTGGCCCCCCCAAAACATGAAGACCACCATTCATCTCGTGAGAATTCTTATGGAAAATCTTCTTCCGGTAGCTCTGGATTTGGAACTACACTTTCAAAGAAGTCTTTAGATATGGCAATGAGGCATATG GACATAAGGCGAAGCTTCCAAGGTAATATGCGGCCTCTTGTGACAAGCATTCCAGCTTCCTCTATGTACAGTGTGAGATCAGGTAGTTCCTCAAAGAGCAGGACAGTGAGTGCTTCTGATTCTCCACTTGCCACAAGCAGCACTACCAGCTCTGAACCAAGTGTTAATAACAGCTCCATATCTTATGATGGAAGTGAGGCTGAAGAAAATGATTTTGCAAGTGAGAAGGGAAACTCTTGA
- the LOC100817752 gene encoding protein yippee-like, whose protein sequence is MGRLFLINLEGNFYSCKHCQTHFALEDDIISKSFQCRHGKAFLFDKVVNVTVGEKEERMMITGLHTVVDIFCVVCGSIVGWRYEAAHEKTQKYKEGKFILERFKVLGPDGSLYLAAQAAGSDADD, encoded by the exons ATGGGAAGGCTTTTCTTGATCAACCTTGAAGGAAACTTCTATAGTTGCAAacactgccaaacacattttgcTCTTGAGGATGATATCATTTCCAag TCTTTCCAATGCAGGCATGGGAAAGCTTTTCTTTTTGACAAAGT TGTGAATGTCACTGTTGGTGAGAAAGAAGAACGGATGATGATCACCGGATTGCACACTGTCGTTGACATATTCTGTGTTGTATGTGGGTCCATTGTTGGGTGGAGATAT gaGGCTGCTCATGAGAAGACTCAGAAGTACAAAGAAGGAAAGTTTATCCTTGAAAG GTTTAAGGTGTTGGGACCTGATGGCAGCCTCTACTTGGCAGCTCAAGCAGCTGGAAGTGATGCTGATGATTAA
- the LOC100499932 gene encoding uncharacterized protein LOC100499932: MGTSSFLWNCTKKFISAGIVTVTVTDLFVTVIPVRGGSMSPTFNPKAGSLMGGVFDDYVLVEKFCLHSYKFSHGDVVVFRSPQNRKETHVKRIAALPGEWFGTHQKNDVIQIPLGHCWVEGDNTASSLDSNSFGPIPLGIIRGRVTHVVWPPQRIGAVKNTPPQLDRLQE, from the exons ATGGGGACAAGCAGTTTTCTATGGAACTGTACTAAAAAGTTTATCTCAGCCGGGATTGTCACTGTGACTGTGACTGATCTTTTTGTGACAGTTATTCCAGTTCGAGGTGGATCTATGTCTCCCACATTTAATCCTAAAGCCGGTTCTCTGATGGGAGGtgtttttg ATGACTATGTTTTGGTTGAGAAATTTTGCCTTCATAGCTACAAGTTTTCACATGGCGATGTGGTGGTCTTTCG CTCCCCACAAAATCGCAAGGAGACACACGTAAAGAGAATAGCTGCATTACCTGGTGAATGGTTTGGCACTCATCAGAAGAATGATGTGATTCAGATTCCATTAGGACATTGTTGGGTTGAAGGAGACAACACAGCTTCTAGCCTGGATTCAAATTCATTTGGACCA ATTCCTTTGGGCATAATTCGGGGAAGGGTTACCCATGTTGTGTGGCCTCCTCAAAGAATAGGAGCTGTCAAGAATACTCCACCACAGTTGGATCGACTACAGGAATAA
- the LOC100499932 gene encoding uncharacterized protein isoform X2, with the protein MGTSSFLWNCTKKFISAGIVTVTVTDLFVTVIPVRGGSMSPTFNPKAGSLMGDDYVLVEKFCLHSYKFSHGDVVVFRSPQNRKETHVKRIAALPGEWFGTHQKNDVIQIPLGHCWVEGDNTASSLDSNSFGPIPLGIIRGRVTHVVWPPQRIGAVKNTPPQLDRLQE; encoded by the exons ATGGGGACAAGCAGTTTTCTATGGAACTGTACTAAAAAGTTTATCTCAGCCGGGATTGTCACTGTGACTGTGACTGATCTTTTTGTGACAGTTATTCCAGTTCGAGGTGGATCTATGTCTCCCACATTTAATCCTAAAGCCGGTTCTCTGATGGGAG ATGACTATGTTTTGGTTGAGAAATTTTGCCTTCATAGCTACAAGTTTTCACATGGCGATGTGGTGGTCTTTCG CTCCCCACAAAATCGCAAGGAGACACACGTAAAGAGAATAGCTGCATTACCTGGTGAATGGTTTGGCACTCATCAGAAGAATGATGTGATTCAGATTCCATTAGGACATTGTTGGGTTGAAGGAGACAACACAGCTTCTAGCCTGGATTCAAATTCATTTGGACCA ATTCCTTTGGGCATAATTCGGGGAAGGGTTACCCATGTTGTGTGGCCTCCTCAAAGAATAGGAGCTGTCAAGAATACTCCACCACAGTTGGATCGACTACAGGAATAA